In Nicotiana tabacum cultivar K326 chromosome 11, ASM71507v2, whole genome shotgun sequence, a single window of DNA contains:
- the LOC107777255 gene encoding sulfate transporter 4.1, chloroplastic, producing MDRTYASPSSQNLTAIATSADNFASSSSSPTSMSAGSHRSVKIIPLEHPSTNTTTSSSSSPSVVSKWKARMKRMTWIEWIDFFFPCSRWMRTYKVNEYLQPDLMAGITVGIMLVPQSMSYAKLAGLQPIYGLYSGFIPIFIYTIFGSSRQLAIGPVALTSLLVSNVLSSIVDPSDKLYTELAILLALMVGIFECTMALLRLGWLIRFISHSVISGFTTASAFVIALSEAKYFLGYEIERSSKIIPLVKSIIAGADKFSWPPFVMGSLMLAILLTMKHLGKTRKHLRFLRAAGPLTAVVLGTTFVKIYHPPSISLVGDIPQGLPKFSVPKHFDHVKSLIPTTVLITGVAILESVGIAKALAAKNGYELDSNQELFGLGLANICGSFFSIYPTTGSFSRSAVNHESGAKTGLSGLVMGIIMACALLFLTPVFEYIPQCSLAAIVISAVIGLVDYDEAKFLWRVDKKDFLLWTITCMTTLLLGIEIGVLVGVGVSLAFVIHESANPHIAVLGRLPGTTIYRNTQQYPEAYTYNGIVIVRIDAPIYFANTSYIKDRLRDYEIEKDESTGRGPEVSRIHFVILEMAPVTYIDSSAVQALKELHQEYKSRDIQLAISNPNREVLLTLARAGVIDLIGKEWYFVRVHDAVQVCLQHVQRLNEFPKAQEFLTENKPSLFQRLLNQRKDEFSQPELESGFQESFLTKGADPQLEPLLSKKP from the exons ATGGACAGAACCTACGCCTCTCCTAGCTCCCAAAACCTCACGGCTATAGCTACTTCCGCAGAtaattttgcttcttcttcttcttcacctacTTCTATGTCGGCCGGTAGCCACCGCTCGGTGAAAATCATCCCGCTGGAACATCCGTCAACTAATACGACgacgtcgtcttcttcttcgccGTCTGTTGTATCGAAATGGAAGGCGAGGATGAAAAGGATGACCTGGATTGAGTGGATTGACTTCTTCTTTCCTTGTTCCCGTTGGATGCGAACTTATAAAGTGAATGAGTACTTGCAACCTGATCTCATGGCTGGTATCACCGTCGGCATCATGCTCGTTCCTCAG TCGATGTCGTATGCAAAGCTGGCTGGGCTTCAACCCATATATGGACTTT ATTCTGGTTTCATCCCTATATTTATCTACACCATATTTGGGTCATCTCGTCAGCTTGCAATTGGTCCAGTTGCATTGACGTCTCTTCTAGTGTCAAATGTCTTGAGCAGCATAGTTGATCCGTCAGACAAGTTATACACGGAGCTTGCTATATTGTTAGCACTTATGGTTGGCATCTTTGAATGCACAATGGCACTCTTAAG GCTTGGATGGCTCATACGTTTCATCAGCCACTCTGTGATTTCTGGTTTTACAACCGCCTCTGCTTTTGTCATTGCCTTGTCTGAAGCAAAGTACTTCTTGGGCTATGAAATAGAACGGAGTAGCAAAATCATACCTCTAGTCAAAAGTATAATTGCTGGAGCAGATAAG TTCTCGTGGCCTCCTTTTGTTATGGGCTCACTGATGCTAGCTATTCTTCTGACCATGAAGCACTTG GGAAAAACAAGGAAGCATTTGCGTTTTCTGCGTGCAGCTGGTCCCCTCACAGCTGTTGTTCTGGGTACAACTTTTGTGAAAATCTATCATCCACCTTCAATTTCGTTG GTGGGTGATATACCTCAGGGGCTGCCAAAGTTTTCTGTACCAAAGCATTTTGACCATGTAAAGTCTTTGATCCCTACTACAGTTCTTATTACTGGTGTAGCTATCCTG GAATCAGTGGGGATTGCTAAGGCACTGGCAGCAAAAAATGGATATGAGTTGGATTCGAACCAAGAG TTATTTGGTCTTGGCTTGGCCAACATTTGTGGCTCATTCTTCTCAATTTACCCTACAACAG GCTCTTTTTCTAGATCAGCCGTAAATCATGAAAGTGGAGCAAAAACTGGCTTATCGGGACTTGTGATGGGAATTATAATGGCATGTGCTCTATTATTCTTGACTCCTGTATTTGAATACATACCTCAG TGTTCCTTGGCTGCTATTGTGATATCTGCTGTAATTGGACTG GTGGATTACGATGAGGCTAAATTTTTATGGCGTGTTGACAAGAAAGATTTTCTGTTGTGGACTATTACTTGCATGACAACCTTGTTGCTTGGCATAGAGATTGGTGTCCTTGTTGGG GTTGGTGTCTCACTTGCTTTTGTTATCCATGAATCAGCAAATCCACATATTG CTGTCTTGGGGCGTCTTCCTGGAACTACTATTTACCGAAACACTCAACAATACCCCGAAGCATATACGTATAATGGGATTGTGATTGTTCGAATTGATGCACCTATTTACTTTGCCAACACCAGTTACATCAAAGACAG GTTACGGGATTACGAAATTGAAAAAGATGAATCTACAGGTCGAGGACCAGAAGTTTCAAGAATTCATTTTGTGATCCTTGAGATGGCCC CTGTTACATATATAGACTCCAGTGCTGTTCAAGCTCTGAAAGAGCTCCACCAGGAATATAAATCACGAGACATTCAG TTAGCCATTTCCAATCCCAACCGCGAAGTGCTTCTGACCCTAGCTAGAGCTGGTGTGATTGATCTGATTGGCAAAGAGTGGTACTTTGTCCGAGTTCACGATGCTGTTCAAGTTTGTCTTCAACATGTTCAGAGGTTAAATGAATTTCCCAAGGCACAGGAATTTTTGACAGAAAACAAACCAAGCTTGTTCCAGAGGCTACTCAATCAAAGGAAAGATGAATTTTCTCAACCTGAACTCGAATCAGGTTTCCAGGAATCTTTTCTTACCAAAGGTGCTGACCCTCAGCTAGAGCCACTGTTGTCAAAAAAGCCATGA